GCCAGGCGTCGGAGTAGTACTTGTCGAGGTAGCGGTCGCCCGGGTCACAGAGCAGGGTGACGACGCTGCCCCGGCGGCCCTCGGCCACCATCTCGGAGACGATCTTCAGCGCGCTCCACAGTCCGGTGCCCGTGGAGCCGCCCGCCTTGCGGCCGATGGCCCCCTCCAGGGCTCGTACGGCAGCGACGCTGGCCGCGTCCGGGACCTTCATCATCCGGTCGATCGCACCGGGCACGAAGCTCGGCTCCATGCGCGGCCGGCCGATGCCCTCGATCCGGGAGCCGCAGTCGCACGTGACGTCCGGATCGCCGGTGGTCCAGCCCTCGAAGAAACAGGAGTTGTCCGGATCGGCGACGCAGACACGGGTGTCGTACTGCATGTAGTGGACATAGCGCGCAAGCGTCGCCGAGGTGCCGCCGGTGCCCGCCGTGGCGACGATCCACGCCGGCTCCGGGAAGCGCTCCAACTCCAGCTGGCGGAAGATGGATTCGGCGATGTTGTTGTTGCCGCGCCAGTCGGTGGCCCGCTCGGCGTAGGTGAACTGGTCCATGTAATGGCCGCCGGTCTCCACCGCGAGGCGGGCCGACTCCTCGTACATCTTCCGGGAGTCGTCCACGAAGTGGCACTGGCCGCCGTGGAACTCGATGAGACGGCACTTCTCGGCGCTGGTCGTGCGCGGCATGACCGCGATGAAGGGCACGCCGATCAGCTTGGCGAAGTAGGCCTCGGAGACGGCGGTGGAGCCGCTGGACGCCTCGATCACCGGGCGGCCGGGCCGGATCCAGCCATTGCAGAGACCGTACAGGAAGAGGGAGCGGGCGAGGCGGTGCTTGAGGCTGCCGGTGGGGTGCGTCGACTCGTCCTTGAGGTACAGGTCGATGCCCCAGTGCTCGGGCAGCGGGAAACGCAGCAGGTGCGTGTCCGCCGACCGGTTGGCGTCGGCCTGCACCTTTCGGACGGCCTCTTTCAGCCAGTCACGGTAGTCGGCGTCGCTGCGGTCGACGTCGAGGGTGGCGCCGGGTCTGCTCTGGTGGGTGGTGCTCACGACGGTGCTCCTTACGCTGGGCGCCGACGACGCCTCACGCCGCCCGGCATCTCGAGCATAGGCATCTTTAACACCGCTTCCCACCTGCATAAACGCATCTTTGGTCCCCCCAAAGCCACCCTGTGGCACAGCCGTACGGGGCCTTCGGGGGCGCATTTGGCGGGAGTGCTCCGGGCGACTGCGGTACGCACTCCACGTGCACTGGTGCTTCCGGCCGCATCGGGGCAGACTGCACGCGACGGGGCAGACGGGAATCGTCGGACAGGCCCTACGGGGGCGCACACTGGATCGCGGGAGCACACGGGCAAGGGGGCGGCGAGGGATGGCGGAGCCGGAGTTCACAGCCTCGGGCGTGCGGATCGGCAAGCGGATGCGTTCGCTCACCCGCGCCGGGCAGGTCCGGATCAACGACGGCAGGGTGGAGTTGCTCACCAGCTACGGCAGCGAGATCGACAGCGCACCGGTGCAGGCGGTGCGCGCGTCCAAGCCGTGGTTCGGGCCGGACGACAAGGCGTTGGCCGACATC
The genomic region above belongs to Streptomyces sp. CG1 and contains:
- a CDS encoding PLP-dependent cysteine synthase family protein produces the protein MSTTHQSRPGATLDVDRSDADYRDWLKEAVRKVQADANRSADTHLLRFPLPEHWGIDLYLKDESTHPTGSLKHRLARSLFLYGLCNGWIRPGRPVIEASSGSTAVSEAYFAKLIGVPFIAVMPRTTSAEKCRLIEFHGGQCHFVDDSRKMYEESARLAVETGGHYMDQFTYAERATDWRGNNNIAESIFRQLELERFPEPAWIVATAGTGGTSATLARYVHYMQYDTRVCVADPDNSCFFEGWTTGDPDVTCDCGSRIEGIGRPRMEPSFVPGAIDRMMKVPDAASVAAVRALEGAIGRKAGGSTGTGLWSALKIVSEMVAEGRRGSVVTLLCDPGDRYLDKYYSDAWLAEQGLDITPYAAAIDAFLVTGVWPD